The Candidatus Obscuribacterales bacterium genome includes the window AGCAAGACTTAGAGTTTTCCATTAATCAACTCGTTGAGATTGCGGTGCGTGCGCTGTCGCCAGGCATTAATGATCCATTTACTGCCGTTCGCTGCATAGACCAAATCAGTGCCACCCTGTGCTATCTGGCCCCACGTGCCATCCCCTCGCCCTACCGCTATGACGACCAAAATCGACTGCGATTGTCGATGGCATGCCTGACGTTTATCGATATTACCGATGCTGCCTTTAACCAAATTCGGCAGAATGGGCGATCGAGCGTGGCGGTGACTATCCGTCTGCTGGAGGCGATCGCAGTCATTGCCTCGTTTACCTACCGATCAGCCGACCGCGCCGCCCTCCGACGCCAGGCTCAGATGATTGAGCGGGGCAGCCAGGATGCGATCGCTGAAGAACTCGATCGCCAGGATATTAAAGTGCAATATTTAGAAGCCATCCGTGCGATCGAGCATATTTAATATCCAATCCCCAATCCCCAAACCATGATGATAGATCATCCATGGCTTGAAGTCCCTCTCCCAGAACGGGAGAGGGATGTAGAGTAAGGGCGATAAGCGGTAGATCCTAAACCCTAGTTGGAGCAGCGTATTTTGAGGTGGTGCGAACGCTACGAGTACCAGTACTGGCACCCAAGAGAGACGAGGCCAAGGCCAACAAAGAGCCAATAAAGAACGACCAGCCTGCCTTTGCAGCATTACCAGCAATATCTCTAGTTTGATCGGCTGTTACATCGGGTGCTGTGTCCGGTAACGTCAGCCCACCCTGCTGAGCCTGAGCAAGGGCATCACCGGCATTAGACGCCACGATACCGAAGGCTCCAGACACGCCAGCAGAGAGCAGCCAAGCACTAATGGCGAGGGTTGTAGCCCACAAAATGGTGGC containing:
- a CDS encoding DUF2254 domain-containing protein, translated to VGEDLENAIQRLFPDTTEHSFMAQTEEAIAIDIPTDFYRHSYPVNAKDDGYLQAIDDGQLMRIATENHLMIQVQLRAGHFVVQGRELVRVFPKGNVNKSLISEINGAFVLGSKRTNQQDLEFSINQLVEIAVRALSPGINDPFTAVRCIDQISATLCYLAPRAIPSPYRYDDQNRLRLSMACLTFIDITDAAFNQIRQNGRSSVAVTIRLLEAIAVIASFTYRSADRAALRRQAQMIERGSQDAIAEELDRQDIKVQYLEAIRAIEHI